The Poecilia reticulata strain Guanapo linkage group LG10, Guppy_female_1.0+MT, whole genome shotgun sequence sequence TTTGTTGTTAggaaaatactgaaatgtgaaatattagAAGACAGAAAATGAGGGAAACTATTTACCTTCCCGTCAGGCCGCCgagcaaactttttaaaagagaCACAATGAAGGAGAGTGAGCAACAAGGAAACGGTTGtggtttaacattttctgttcagagACGCCTTACCCTCCTCCAGACGTCGATACAGTAACTTTGACTTTGTAGTGGATGATGATTCCCTGCATCTCCTTCTCCCCTTGGCTCCTGCCAGGAGACAGGAATAGTTTACCTTTTTAGAGCTTGAGGATTTGTGTTAAGTGGATGACACAGTGTATATCTGCATCAGTGCCACTCATTAAGAGGATGAAAACCTGTCCTGGACACACACTAAGCTCCTTGGTTCAGTGAGAAAGTAGATTTGTCTTACAGCGTTGTGGATGCAAGGTTGGTGTCCTCGTCTTTCAGCTTCCCATCGACGGCAAGCCCTCGTTTTTCCTTGTTGTTGGACAGCAGGGGGGTAACTTGATAAGACTTCTCAAATGTAGAGTTTGCAGCTATATTCTCTCTGTATGATAAAGAGGAAATAAATCAGTTGCGATGCAAATGTAACCTTTTTGGTAACTTTAACgtgaaaaatgcaaattattttgtctATGACAGCATGTCAGATATAGCAAATAACATAGAAGTGAGTGTAATTAGCTTGGCTATCCTAGACAGATACATCTTTCCAATTACCATTGTAAACTGAATTTGATTgtttaagaattaaaaaatgtctatattGCTGGATTATATTGCATTTtaacagatttctgctcgtctTATAAAGTATCCTAGCCAACACTGTAGGTAATCTGCACTATATAAAGACATTGAGCTGAACAATAGTATTTaatttgcttatatttttatGCGTTACTTCCATATGTCTGTGAACATGCATGGGTAAAACCTCACGTAAACTCCTCGCAGCAGACCTCCTTGGTGTAGGTGTCAGATGAGTAGAGGACAACACTTGTTAGCTGATCCACtaaagacaaacatttctactgtcatttatttacttattttaaaacatttcttcatccTGCACCAGTTAAAAGTATCAGCTTTGTGGTGTTTCTTACCtgacactttgatttttttgatAGTCTTTGAGGTTTCGTTGTTGACTTTCAGAATGACAGTGATCGGGTCTCCATGGTAGTAAATCTTAAGCACAacaatagtgtttttttttggagttaCTCACTCAAAGCATTCAGTTTCCAGAATGCTAAACATCTTAGCATAAAAATGTAAGTGTACCTCTTTTTCCAGAGAGGCCTCCATGTGAATTGGTTTGTCGCTCATCATAAACTGTTTGGAGAGCTCGACCTTCGGTCCGGCTTTGTTCGTCGGTGCGAACTGTATTTTACGAATCATCAAGCGGCAGGTATCCCTGAGGGAAGCGAAGGTGCATTAATGCATGTGTGCATATGTTCTGTTGCATTGCAGGATGAAATAATAGAATCACCAGACAGAAAACCCACTTTTTGTCAATGACTTCGTCTGGATTGCTGGCTTCTTTGGCAATGTATGCTTTGACCTCAAAATCCACTCCACAGGCCTGCGACAGAAACTAGTCGGTTTAAATCGTAAGTACAAGCTTTGCATGggcaaaaaatacataaaaatattgcaaaagaaGAGTGGCTATGGTACCTTGCCATTATCATTCGGCCCTGGATGTAAAGAGACTGAGCATGGGAGATCTGTTGGCATCTGAAAAACGCACATCAGATTATGAACGTTGACAGTAatgaaaaaatactaaattctGTAAAGTGAAATTTGCTACCTGGAAAGAGAAAGGACATCCTTGCTCTCCAACTTTTTTCAGGAGGGATTCCTGCATTGGTGTCTTAGTCGGGTTTCCATCGGCAGCCGGATACACCTGGACCTTCTTCATCCAGATGTCTCTCCTGAAGGAGAGTCCGATAACATCCAGGTCGTCACTTCCATAGCGGAAGGCGCAGGCGAGGTAGACAAACACTGCAGCGGAAAATGAGGACCAGTCCATCTTCATTAAATGCATTGATTATAACCTTATtggcattatttgaggtctgaaagcaacTGCAacgttttcattattttgaccatttctcattttctgcaaataaatgcagaatttttgtttggaatttcagagacatgttgtcagtagttaataaaataaaagaacaattttcattttactcaaacatatacctataaaagtATAATcggagaaactgatcattttaagtggtctcttgaATTTTTCCAGAAGTGTATATTATATGTGACGAAATTACTAAGTAAGGCAACTTGTACTTATTCTAAAGACAttcttatttatatatatatatattacacacatacagaaacaaaattagagcttaatttacatttaaatgtcatttgtaaaatgtagacacaattttagatttattacTCAATTGttcttgtttaataaaatgcatatcTTGGTGTATCATATTTAAacatcacttttcttttcttttttataagaTTACCTTTTCTTCCATTTAAACCAGAAGGGTCCACCTTAACGATCCCatctgcaaaaagaaatgattaattatttaacaaattattttcatttcatctgaaaGGAATATGTCGATGTATATAaacccaaaattattcacactcctggcagatttaggtgtaaaataatctttaattttacaaacatttctcttCTGAATGGAGGTAAAATTAAAGTCTGTGATTGGCTCAGTTCGAGTCCATGAAAACCTGAGAAAGGAGCAAAAGATGAGGGTGATGGCAGTGAGGCTTCCCAACCCTAAAGggtaaataatcaaaataccagTTGAGACATGCAAAAAGACGGTCAGAAATGATAATAGCAAGATTGCTGTTATGCTAACATTCTTCCAATCAATCCATTGATCATGCAATGCCTTGCATCATGAAGGCGTAGCATCATGCCTTCATGCTGCAATTTTCAAAACTGACGcaacttttactttgttttattatcttttaagTCTCATTTGCtagcagaaacaaacttcttgacagattgagaataattttatatCTAATTTTCCCAGGCATATGAATAATTCTGAGTTTAACTGCAGAGAGTATGTTGCATTAACCACAAAACACACCAACTACGTCGACACGATCCACGTGGTCCACAAAGTCTCTCTTCCCCAAGTACAAGGCAATCtagcagaaacaaataaaaacagtcagtCCTCTGCCAATATTCCTAAATATTGGAAATTTTAACTGTGGAAGCTGgaaaatgagataaaaacaatggcattaTTAGCCCAAAGGTGGCCTCGTTATTTTTAAAACGACTCACGGTTCCGTGCCCGCAGGTCTTCTTATACActctgaaaggaaaaacaaaaggaaaaaacaatgaATCAAACTTTACTGCAAACATCAATCATTTCACCTCACTATTATTTACAGCTATTAATCAACTTAATTGTTGTAGCAATTTAAATGAAAGcgttttttactatttttacacaaaagcaTGTTTTATCTGTGACTTTATAAGTCGGTAGACTGTTGCATTATAAATCTTAAATGCtcaattctgactttattctggaCATTGCGTTAAATCTGACATGAGGTCAATAAGAGAAAtggtataaaaaataaaacaattacaaatctCTGAAGTTTGATATCTCTTTGCTCTGTGCATATGCTGTAAACAACAACGTAATCCTTAAGTTGTGTTTGCCACTTTCATGTATTTGCGAAGTAATCCTGTTTAATCCCCCCATTTGTCTTGTAAATCTCTCTTCCAAGATTAAATCCACATAATCCACCTTAATAAGGGTTTATCTATATCCCGGACAAATGAttacaaaattgtaaaataacgAAAGTGTTACAAGAGCGAATTAGATGTCAGTATGTTACAGTTAAGCCAGTTATCTTGGTTCTTGTTTC is a genomic window containing:
- the arr3b gene encoding arrestin 3b, retinal (X-arrestin) isoform X1, with translation MSKVYKKTCGHGTIALYLGKRDFVDHVDRVDVVDGIVKVDPSGLNGRKVFVYLACAFRYGSDDLDVIGLSFRRDIWMKKVQVYPAADGNPTKTPMQESLLKKVGEQGCPFSFQMPTDLPCSVSLHPGPNDNGKFLSQACGVDFEVKAYIAKEASNPDEVIDKKDTCRLMIRKIQFAPTNKAGPKVELSKQFMMSDKPIHMEASLEKEIYYHGDPITVILKVNNETSKTIKKIKVSVDQLTSVVLYSSDTYTKEVCCEEFTENIAANSTFEKSYQVTPLLSNNKEKRGLAVDGKLKDEDTNLASTTLSQGEKEMQGIIIHYKVKVTVSTSGGGLLGGLTGSDVVVELPLTLMSPKPAEITDIAVDAVEA
- the arr3b gene encoding arrestin 3b, retinal (X-arrestin) isoform X2, with protein sequence MSKVYKKTCGHGTIALYLGKRDFVDHVDRVDVVDGIVKVDPSGLNGRKVFVYLACAFRYGSDDLDVIGLSFRRDIWMKKVQVYPAADGNPTKTPMQESLLKKVGEQGCPFSFQMPTDLPCSVSLHPGPNDNGKACGVDFEVKAYIAKEASNPDEVIDKKDTCRLMIRKIQFAPTNKAGPKVELSKQFMMSDKPIHMEASLEKEIYYHGDPITVILKVNNETSKTIKKIKVSVDQLTSVVLYSSDTYTKEVCCEEFTENIAANSTFEKSYQVTPLLSNNKEKRGLAVDGKLKDEDTNLASTTLSQGEKEMQGIIIHYKVKVTVSTSGGGLLGGLTGSDVVVELPLTLMSPKPAEITDIAVDAVEA